From Bradyrhizobium sp. AZCC 1610:
GACAATTATGTGCGGCCCGAAGTCGACGGCTCGCTCGGCTTCGCGGTCGAGGGCGGCCGGCACCCCGTGGTCGAACAGGCGCTGAAGCGCGACGGCCAGCCATTCATCGCCAATGCCTGCGATCTCTCGCCGGGGCCCGCGCAAAAATCCGGCCAGATCTGGCTGATCACCGGCCCCAACATGGCGGGTAAGTCGACCTTCCTGCGCCAGAACGCGCTGATCGCGCTGATGGCGCAGATCGGTTCCTACGTGCCGGCGTCGCGCGCGCGGATCGGCGTCGTCGACCGGCTGTTCTCACGCGTCGGCGCGGCCGACGATCTCGCACGGGGACGTTCGACCTTCATGGTCGAGATGGTCGAGACCGCCGTGATCCTCAACCAGGCCAGCGAGCGCTCGCTGGTGATCCTCGACGAAATCGGCCGTGGGACTGCGACCTTCGACGGCCTGTCGATCGCCTGGGCCGCGATCGAGCATCTGCACGAGGCCAATCGCTGCCGCGCGCTGTTCGCCACGCACTATCATGAGCTGACCGCGCTTTCGGCCAAACTGCCGCGAATGTTCAACGCCACCGTGCGCGTCAAGGAGTGGCAGGGCGACGTCGTGTTCCTGCATGAGGTGCTGCCGGGCTCGGCCGACCGCTCCTACGGCATCCAGGTCGCCAAGCTCGCAGGCCTGCCGCCCGCCGTGATCGCGCGCGCCAAGTCGGTGCTGGCGAAGCTCGAGGCGCAGGACCGCGGCCAGACCGCCCGCGCGCTGGCTGATGATTTACCGCTGTTCGCCGTCCCCTCCCGCGCCGCCGCCGAAGCCGCGCCACCGAGCGAGGCCGAGCAAATGATGGAAGCCGTGAAAGCGCTGCATCCCGACGAGATGTCCCCGCGCGAGGCGCTGGAAGCGCTGTATGCGCTGAAGGCGAAATTGCCGAAGCAGCAATAGTCTATTCCGGCACGCCGGCTCGCCCACCTTGAGTCCGATCGCCGATGTGTGAGCGCAACTTCCAATTGTTGCAGATTCCTGCCAAGCTAGGGCCATGGCATCACATCGTCGATCAGTTCTACCGCCGCCGTTGGCCGCCAAGCTGGCTGCGTTGGGCAACAAGCTCGGGCAATCTGACGACGAACTGGAAGACGTGTTGGCGGAGCTTTCAGCGCTTCCTGCCAACGTAATTGTGCCCGCCAGCCGAGAGATCGCGACAGCAGTCCGCTTCGGCTGGTGGCGAGAGCAAAATGGATTTTTGCTCCCGCCGCTATTTGGCGGAGCGGCGTCTACTCCGCAACTTCTCAGGAAAAATCGCGATTACGCGTGGGTCTTTCTGTTTCACCCCAGTGGCTACGCGAGAGAAGCCGCACTGGACTCGATAAACGACCCTCCAACATCAGCCTTCTTCTTTGCCACGCTGGCATGGCGGTTGAACGACTGGGTTCGACCGGTGCGCCAGGCAGCGCAGCGCTGCGCCGAACGAGTACTGCATCAAACCACTGCAGACGTCGCCGCGAAGGCGGCGCTATACTTACTTGATCGCCGCCTCGTATGGAGCCGTTGGACTGATGAGGCAAATGTCCTAGATTCAGTGTTCGGGCGGAGAGATGCAATTGCAGCCTTAGCAGCGCATCTGCAGGAGCAATCGACTGGACCGGTCGCAACTTGCCTTCGCAGCGCTTCGCGTTATCCCGATATCGACGAGCACCTTCCACACATAGCGGCTGCGGCGGTTCAACCGTCAGTTAGAGCGGTTGCCTACCAATGGCTGATTGCCGGGAAGGCGACTTGGCCGGTGGGCTTCGAATGGGCATGGATCGACAAGGTTTACGGCCTGCGAAGGCGCATACCGGTGCTTGCCTCGCGCGATGTTCGAGCAACCCGTCCCGCCGCTGAATGGATCAGGGAGGGAATCCACGACAAGTCAGCATTCGTGCGAAGGATTGCCGCAGACGCCTTGGTCGGCGCTCGCGCGCAAATACCGGACGCAGACATTTTGATCGCCCATCTGGCGAAGGATCGAAGCCCTGCGATCAGATCGCGGGCGGACTTCATGCTACGACATCCGCTTTCAGCGCAGTCGTAGCGACTCCGTTAGCGCGTAACGGCCTTCCTGCGCCCAAGCCACCACAGGCTGAGATTCCAGCCGACGCATGTTGCCAGCGCCAGGCTCAGCCCGATCGCCGAACCGAACTGCAGCGCCGCCACATGCAGCACGGCAATGGCGGTGCCGAGGCCGATCAGGCCCCAGGCGCTGTTGGCGAGGACTGCCGCGGTCGGCGGGCCGCCGATGCGCGGATGCAGGATAAGCATCATCGAGGTGAACACGATCGGGAACAGCGCGATGATGCCGCTGACCTTGGGGCCGACCCAGCTCGACGTCGTGACCACCGTCGCCACCAGTGTCGCGACCAGCGACGCCCGCAGCGGAATGTCGTACCAGCGGCGCCTGATCGGCGGCATTTTGGCGTGGCGGTAGCGGGCGAGCAGCGGGACGCAGATGGCGTAAGCGATGACATTGGCGATCAGCCCGCCGGCCAACGACCATTGCACCGAGCGGATGACCGTGGCGAGCACGAGCCACACGATGACGGCCGCAGCGCAACTGAGCAGCGCGCCATGGCGCTGCGCCAGCACGACATAGGTCAGCCCGAGGAAGATCGTCGCGGCGTTGATCGGCAGGCTCGCCAGCGCGCCCTCGGCGATGAAGGCCGCGTCATGATCGAGCGCGAGGAACACGTAGGACGGTCCCGCCGAGATCGGCAGCGTCGCGATCAACGCGCCGATCACCGGGCCCGATCGCTCGGTGACAATCGAGGCCGTCACCACGAACGCCGCGGTGATCGCCATGCGCAGGCCGAGCGTCAGGATGAAAGCGAGTTCGGGGGACATTCTCTATCTGTCGCCCCTGCGAACGCAGGGGCCCATACGCCGCGGCCTATCGATTATGGGAGGTGTGGGTTGATACTCCCCGCACCCATGGACTCCGGTGGCTATGGGCCTCTGCGCCCGTGCGCAATTGCGCACTAGGCAGGGGCGACACCGAACTAGACCCGCTTCATCGACACCGAGACTTTCGGGCCGTTCCTGATGGTCTGATAGACCACGCAATAGCGCTCAGTGAGCTTCAGCAGCAGGTCGAGCTTGTCCTGCGGCGCGTCGGTTCCGACCTCGAAGCGCAGGCGGATCTCCTCGAAACCGACCGGAGCTTCCTTGTCGACGCCGAGCGTGCCGCGAAAATCCAGATCGCCTTCGGCGATGACGGTGCCGCTTCTGAGCGGAACGTCGACGGCGGTAGCCACTGATTTGAGCGTCACGCCGGCGCAGGCGACGAGGGCTTCCAGCAGCATGTCGCCGGAGCAGAGCTCGAGGCCGGAGCCGCCGGTGGCGGGGTGGAGGCCAGCTACCGCCAGCGCGCGGCCGGTTTCGACCTTGCAGGCGATGCCTTCATTGTCGATCGAGCCTTTGGCTTTCAGCGTAATGACCGCGGCCGAGGGATCGGACTTGTAGCGTTCCTTGATCGGGGCCTGCATCGCGCGGAGTTCGGCAGCGTCCATCTTCGTCTCCCGACTTTGTTTGTGCATCGGATATAAAGGGCTATTGACGCGCTGTCATCACGGTCCCCCGCGGCCGCCCTATGCGGCGTCGGAAATCCACGCTTTTCCAACAGGTTATGGCTGGCATTCGCGCACGCGGCGGCATAGCTTTGACTTGACCGTACAATCGCCCGTGACAGCCCCTGCGCCGTCCGATATCGGGGAGATCATGGACAGCATCGTGATTGAGGCCCCTTCGGGCGAGGATGAACGTTTCGATACCACGCGGATCACCGCGGCGGTCGATGCGCTGGCCGAAAAACATGCCGGCCGCGAGGACGTGTTTCGCTCGGCGCTGGCCCAACTCCTGAAAGCCGAGATGATCACGGCGCGCGCCACCGCGCAGGCCGTGCTGCTGAAGGATCGCCACGGCCGCCGCTGCGCGGAGCGACTCTGCTTCATGCAGGACGAAATCATCCGCATCCTCTATTCGGCCGCCACGCGGCATCTCTATCGCTCGCATGTGCCCTCCGGCGCCGAGCGCATGGCCGTGGTGGCGACCGGCGGCTATGGCCGCGGCCTGATGGCGCCGGAATCCGACATCGATCTGCTGTTTATCCTGCCCTACAAGCAGACCGCCTGGGGCGAGCAGGTCGCGGAAGCCATTCTGTATTGCCTGTGGGACATGGGACTGAAGGTCGGCCACGCCACGCGCTCGGTCGACGAATGCATCCGCCAGGCGCGCGGCGACATGACGATCCGCACCGCGATCCTGGAGACGCGATTTTTGACCGGCGACCAGCCGCTCTATGACGAACTGGTCGCGCGGTTCGACAAGGAGGTGGTGCAGGGCACGGCTTCGGATTTCGTCACCGCCAAACTCGCCGAGCGCGAAGAACGCCACCGCCGCGCCGGGCAATCGCGCTATCTGGTCGAGCCCAACGTCAAGGACGGCAAGGGCGGCTTGCGCGACCTGCACACGCTGTTCTGGATCGCCAAATACGTCTACCGCGTGCGCGAGACCGGCGAACTGGTCGAGCGCGGCGTGTTCGACGCGCAGGAATACCGCACCTTCCGCCGCTGCGCCGATTTCCTGTGGTCGGTGCGCTGCAACCTGCATTTCGTTTCCGGCCGCGCCGAGGAACGATTGTCGTTCGACATGCAGCGCGAGATCGCAGTGAGGCTCGGCTACACTTCGCATCCCGGCATGCAGGATGTCGAACGCTTCATGAAGCACTACTTCCTCGTCGCCAAGGACGTCGGCGACCTGACCGCGATCCTGTGCGCCAAGCTGGAAGAAGAGCAGGCCAAGCCCGCGCCGGTGCTGAGCCGCATGGTGGCGCGGCTACGGCCGGGCATCAAGCGGCGGCGGGTGCCGGACAGTGACGACTTCATCATCGACAACAACCGCATCAACCTCGCCGCTGCCGACGTCTTCAAGCACGACCCGGTCAACCTGATCCGGATCTTCCATTTGGCGCAGAAGAACAACCTCGCCTTCCATCCCGACGCGATGCGCACGGTGACGCGCTCGCTGAAGCTGGTGAACGCCCAGCTTCGCGAAAATCCGGAAGCCAACCGGCTGTTCATGGAGGTCCTGACGTCTGACAACGCGGAGATCGTGCTGCGGCGCATGAACGAGACCGGCGTGCTCGGCCACTTCATCCGCGCCTTTGGCAAGATCGTGTCGATGATGCAGTTCAACATGTACCACCATTATACGGTGGACGAGCATTTGATCCGCTGCATAGGCCACCTGCAGGAGATCGAGCGCGGCGGCAATGACGAGTTCACGGTCGCGAGCGACCTGTTCCGCAAGATCCGCCCCGAGCATCGCGCGGTGATCTACATTACCACCCTGCTGCACGACGTCGCCAAGGGCCGCCTCGAGGATCACTCGATCGCCGGCGCCAAGGTGGCGCGGCGGCTGTGCCCGCGGCTCGGCTTCAACGCCGCCGATACCGAGCTGGTGGCATGGCTGATCGAAGAGCATCTGACGATGTCCACGGTGGCGCAGTCGCGCGACCTCTCCGACCGCAAGACGATCGAGAATTTTGCCGCGGTCGTGCAGTCGGTCGAGCAGATGAAGCTGTTGACCATCCTGACCACCGCGGACATCAGGGGCGTCGGCCCCGGCGTGTGGAACGGCTGGAAGGCGCAGTTGCTGCGCACGCTGTATTACGAGACCGAGCCGGTCTTGACCGGCGGCTTCTCGGAAGTGAACCGCGCGCAGCGCATCGCGGTAGCGCAATCCGAATTCCGCGCCGCCTTCACCGAATGGCCGGACGCTGAACTCAACGCCTATATCGGGCGGCATTATCCCGCCTACTGGCTCAAGGTCGACCTGCAACGCAAAATCCGCCAGGCGCGTTTCATCCGCGCCAGCGAGCAGGCCGGACATCAGCTAGCGATCAATGTCGGCTTCGACGAGGCGCGCGGCGTCACCGAACTGACGATCCTGGCGACGGACCATCCGTGGCTGCTGTCGATCATTGCAGGCGCCTGCGCGTCCGCCGGCGCCAACATCGTCGACGCGCAGATCTACACGACCACCGACGGCCGCGCGCTCGACACCATCGCGATCTCCAGGGAGTACGACCGCGACGAGGACGAGGGACGGCGCGCCACCCGCATCGGCGAGATGATCGAGCAGGTGCTGGAAGGCAAGCTGCGGCTGCCCGAAGTGGTGGCCCGCAAGGCGGCCAACCGCGGCAAGGTGCGCGCTTTCGTGGTCGAGCCGGAGGTCACCATCAACAATCAGTGGTCGGACCGCTACACCGTGATCGAGGTCTCCGGCCTCGACCGCCCTGGCCTGCTGTATCAGCTCACGACCGCGATATCGAAACTCAACCTCAACATTGCCTCCGCCCATGTCGCGACCTTCGGCGAACGCGCCCGCGACGTGTTCTACGTGACGGATCTGCTCGGCGCCCAGATCAACGCGCCGACCCGGCAGGCCGCGATCAAGAGCGCGCTGATTCATCTGCTCTCCATTGAAGACAACGTCGCGCAGCCGGCGGCGTGATGGGCCGTCCTCCCCCTGCGGCCCCACCGTCATTGCGAGCCATCCGGCGGCGCTTCGCGCCGACCGGGTGGCTCGCAATGACGTGGAGGTAGCGACGCACATAACAGCGTCATCCCCGCGCAGGCGGGGGATCCAGTACGCCGCGGCTTATCGGTTCAATCATTGACGTCTCTGGAATACTGGGCCACCCGCCCCAGTGCGCAATTGCGCACAAGGCGGGTGACGACAATTGAGTATGCTTTTGCGATCTCGCGACATGAACTGCCCGAGGTTTGCCTTTGACCTTGCCCTCCAAAGTCAGAGGGCGCAGGGAAGACCGGGTGCACGCTGCACCCGCGGTCTCGCGTGCTTCGCGCTTGCATGCGAGGCAGATCACTGTCGCGTTTAGCTGGCCCGTTTGGGATCAGCCCAACCATGGAGCTCGAGAGCTGTCAGGCTCGCTGCAACGAAGGTCAGATAGTTTGCCTGGGAAACCAGAATGCCCAGATCGAACAGATCAAGCATGGTTTCCCAAAGCTTCTCTCCCGGCGCGTCGATTGCTCGCTTGCCTCCGTCGATAACGGATAGCTGGAAGCTGCGCCCGCGCCTCCGACGCATTGCTTCGGGTTCGATGTCATCAGAGCAACAGATCAAGTGCAGATGTGCTTTCGTCATATCAATCCCCAAATCTGCGGTCGGTGATCGCCGGGTTACGGGTTTGACAACTGCGACGAGATATTTGCGTTCGGCGAGACGTCCGGTTGAAGGTCTCGCGTAAAAACCTTCCCGCAGGGCAATTCCAGAAAACTCTTGTGCCATCGGCTTATCCGACAAGCTTTCATCATTGAAACGAAACTGACCATTAAACGGAGGTTGATCCACACGTTACATTCGGTTCGCAGCATCATACCTAGGTTTGGGATCGCTATCCGGGCTGCGGCGGGCGATCGGCACTCCCGGGAGGCACGTCGGTGCACCGCAAGGACCGTTCCGGATCTTAATGTCTTCCGGAATATCGCTCCGGAGGTCCAAAAGCTGCTAGTATGCGGCCTGTTAGGAGGGCGACGTTGTCGCCGCTGATGATCGAGATCACCTAGCGACGCAGCGCCGGTCCGGGATGGCCAAGCCTTTTGTGCTGCCGATGATGCGCAACCAGACCATGAAATCCTGGCGCTCAGCCGAGCAATGGCTGCTGGGCGGCATGGTGCTGGCATTGGCTGCGGCGGCTTTCATTTGGCTTGTTCTCGGCCCCGCACCGGCGGCTCCCGCCTATTTGACCGCCGTCGTATTGCTCATCGCCTCGCTTCTCGCCTCCCTGATCATGATGCGCCGGGTGGGCACTACCCGCAGGCAGATGGAAGCCATGCTCCACGGCCGGACGAGAGCCGAACAACACGCGATAGAAGCGCTGCGCCATAGCGAAGCGCAATGGAAGGAAGTATTCGAGCACAACCCGGTGATGTATTTCATGGTCGACGCGGCCGGCACCGTCCTGTCCGTCAACACGTTCGGCGCTGCACAACTTGGCTACTCCGTCAGCGAATTGCTCGGGCAATCCGTGCTGCAAGTCTTTCCTGCCGAAGAGCAACATGCGGCCCAGAGCAACGTTGCCACATGCCTGGAAAATATCGGCCAAACCCACAGTTGGGAGATCTGCAAGGTTCGCAAGGACGGTTCGTCGCTTTGGGTTCGTGAAAACGCCAA
This genomic window contains:
- a CDS encoding OsmC family protein, whose protein sequence is MDAAELRAMQAPIKERYKSDPSAAVITLKAKGSIDNEGIACKVETGRALAVAGLHPATGGSGLELCSGDMLLEALVACAGVTLKSVATAVDVPLRSGTVIAEGDLDFRGTLGVDKEAPVGFEEIRLRFEVGTDAPQDKLDLLLKLTERYCVVYQTIRNGPKVSVSMKRV
- a CDS encoding [protein-PII] uridylyltransferase; this encodes MDSIVIEAPSGEDERFDTTRITAAVDALAEKHAGREDVFRSALAQLLKAEMITARATAQAVLLKDRHGRRCAERLCFMQDEIIRILYSAATRHLYRSHVPSGAERMAVVATGGYGRGLMAPESDIDLLFILPYKQTAWGEQVAEAILYCLWDMGLKVGHATRSVDECIRQARGDMTIRTAILETRFLTGDQPLYDELVARFDKEVVQGTASDFVTAKLAEREERHRRAGQSRYLVEPNVKDGKGGLRDLHTLFWIAKYVYRVRETGELVERGVFDAQEYRTFRRCADFLWSVRCNLHFVSGRAEERLSFDMQREIAVRLGYTSHPGMQDVERFMKHYFLVAKDVGDLTAILCAKLEEEQAKPAPVLSRMVARLRPGIKRRRVPDSDDFIIDNNRINLAAADVFKHDPVNLIRIFHLAQKNNLAFHPDAMRTVTRSLKLVNAQLRENPEANRLFMEVLTSDNAEIVLRRMNETGVLGHFIRAFGKIVSMMQFNMYHHYTVDEHLIRCIGHLQEIERGGNDEFTVASDLFRKIRPEHRAVIYITTLLHDVAKGRLEDHSIAGAKVARRLCPRLGFNAADTELVAWLIEEHLTMSTVAQSRDLSDRKTIENFAAVVQSVEQMKLLTILTTADIRGVGPGVWNGWKAQLLRTLYYETEPVLTGGFSEVNRAQRIAVAQSEFRAAFTEWPDAELNAYIGRHYPAYWLKVDLQRKIRQARFIRASEQAGHQLAINVGFDEARGVTELTILATDHPWLLSIIAGACASAGANIVDAQIYTTTDGRALDTIAISREYDRDEDEGRRATRIGEMIEQVLEGKLRLPEVVARKAANRGKVRAFVVEPEVTINNQWSDRYTVIEVSGLDRPGLLYQLTTAISKLNLNIASAHVATFGERARDVFYVTDLLGAQINAPTRQAAIKSALIHLLSIEDNVAQPAA